A DNA window from Dama dama isolate Ldn47 chromosome 19, ASM3311817v1, whole genome shotgun sequence contains the following coding sequences:
- the GAP43 gene encoding neuromodulin — MLCCMRRTKQVEKNDEDQKIEQDGIKPEDKAHKAATKIQASFRGHITRKKLKGEKKGDAPAAEAEANEKDEAAVAEGTEKEGEGSTPAEAAPGAGPKPEEKTGKAGETPSEEKGEGAPAASTEQADPQAPAPSEEKAGSTETESATKASTDNSPSSKAEDAPAKEEPKQADVPAAVTAAAATTPAAEDAAAMATAQPPTETAESSQAEEKIEAVDETKPKESARQDEGKGEEHEADQEHA; from the exons gttgaaaaaaatgatgagGACCAAAAGATTGAACAAGATGGCATCAAACCAGAAGATAAAGCTCATAAGGCCGCAACCAAAATTCAGGCTAGCTTCCGTGGACACATAACGAGGAAAAAGCTCAAAGGAGAGAAGAAGGGTGATGCCCCAGCCGCCGAGGCGGAGGCAAATGAGAAGGATGAAGCCGCCGTCGCCGAAGGCacggagaaggaaggagaaggctCCACTCCCGCGGAAGCGGCCCCAGGCGCAGGCCCCAAGCCCGAGGAGAAGACCGGCAAAGCCGGCGAAACTCCTTccgaggagaagggggagggcgCCCCCGCTGCTTCCACAGAGCAGGCagacccccaggctcctgccCCCTCGGAGGAGAAGGCCGGCTCTACTGAGACAGAAAGTGCCACTAAAGCTTCCACTGACAACTCGCCGTCCTCCAAGGCCGAAGATGCGCCGGCCAAGGAGGAGCCTAAACAAGCCGACGTGCCTGCTGCTGTCACTGCTGCTGCCGCCACCACCCCTGCTGCAGAGGATGCTGCTGCCATGGCAACAGCCCAGCCTCCAACGGAGACTGCGGAGAGCAGCCAAGCCGAGGAGAAGATAG aaGCTGTAGATGAAACCAAACCTAAGGAAAGTGCCCGGCAGGATGAGGGTAAAGGAGAAGAACATGAGGCGGACCAAGAACATGCCTGA